The genomic stretch CTCTGGTTCCTAGGGAGCGGAGTCAGGGGAGAGGCCTAGCCAATGGGAGGGCGAGAGCCTCCCATTGCGTTTGGGTGGGGGGCGTGTCCCTTGGGTTGCCGAGTTCAAAAAGGCGTGGCACCGCCTCCTCGTCACCGGGGGTGGGGTTACGTGTGGGTGACGTGGCGGCTTCTAGTCTTTGGTCGGGTTTCCGCGGCTTCGGCGCCCGGGGAGGAGGTGGTGACGACCCGGGAGATTGTGGtagcggcggcagcggcaggcGGCAGAGAGGAGGTAGGACTCGCTCTAAGAGGGGTCTGGCGGCCGTGTCAGCCCCCGGTAGTGGCTTTCCGGAGGTGGCGATGGGCGGGGGGAAGGGAACTAGGGGCGCGCGGACAAGTCCTGCCGGCCCGGCTCCGGGTGAGCGAGTACCGCGCCGTCCAATCAGGAAAGCTCCTGTTGAGAAAGACGTCGGCATTACCTAATCAATAGTTGCCGTCTTCCAGAAGGCGGGGCTTGAGCGGAGGTGGGACTTCCTGTTTCAAATAAACACCCAGAGATTTCCCCCCTCCGCCCACCGAAGTGTGTACCCCTCCGGAGGTCGGTCTTCGTTTCTCCCTGAGGAGTCGAAGAAACCCGTGAATACGAGAGGGCCCAGTTAGGGCCTACGGCAGATGCACAGACTGGGCTGGAGCCTTGGGTCCACGGGACCTGCCTTTAGCCCTGTCTCTGCTTCAGGGACCCCGGCCCACGTTCTGGCTGCCTGAGCCAAGGTGGAAGAAGAGGCTGAGGAGGGGAACGGCTTAGGCCGGAGAGGAAGCGGGGGGTCCTGCCCATTGAGGGCCGGCCCCAGGATCTGAGGGTGGCTTTGGGACCCAAGGATTTGCTGGTTGGGGGGAATTTGTGGGGAAGGAGACTGCCTGGAGAATGACACTCTCCCCTCCACAACAGTCCGAGGTTATGCGTCTCAATGATCCCGCGGAAACGCTACGGGTCTAAGAACACGGATCAGGGTGTCTACCTGGGTCTCTCAAAGACACAGGTCCTGTCCCCTGCAACTGCTGGCAGTAGCAGCAGCGACATCGCCCCTCTGCCCCCCCCAGTGGCCCTGGTCCCTCCCCCTCCCGACACCATGTCCTGCCGGGATCGGACCCAGGAGTTCCTGTCTGCCTGCAAGTCCCTGCAGAGCCGTCAGGTAAGGACCAGAAGTGGGAAAGGCAGGAATGAGCTTTACTCAAATTTGGGAGAGGCTGTGCTCCAGCACTGTTGattgatgtaatttttttttttttttgattggagtAATTTTTGTCGGAAACTCTTGGAGAACTGATCAGGCTTGCAGGCTTGGAGGGGGCAATAGAGAATCTACTAAGAGGTGGGCAACCTATCTAGAGGCAAGCATCCAGACTTTTTTTGTGAGGAATCCCCTGGAAGGTAGGGTTGCTATTCTGGAAGGAATATCTCAGGATGAGAGGTGGCTGCAATATATTTCGTTTGGATAAGGAGCAGGTTCTCAAAAGAGCCTTTAACCCAGAGACAAGCACTTTGAGTTCTAGTTCTGGTGGAGTTCTACCACTATTTGCTCTGTGACCACGGGGAAGTTAGTTGGACCTcagtttttatatatgtaatttttatcaaACTCACTTTGAAgtgcttttcttaaaaattgcTTTCCCTTGTCTCAATCCGGACTTTATGAATCTAAGTGGGATCTGTGTGactgtaattttattaaatatttttactgctcAGCTCTTGTTAGCAACTGTTCTTCTGTATGAGCTTTCCAATTATCCTCTTCAATTCCCTGATTGGAGTACAGTGGTAGAGTGGTGATAGGAACTATTATTTATTTGGTGTTCTCAATGTTCCAGCTATTTGGCTAAAATACTTTGCAACCGTCTTCTTGTTTAATCTTAGCAACGATAATATGAGGTGTGTggattgtcttcattttatagaagaggaaacagattcagaatGGTTTCAGTAACTTGCCCCCAACCCCCCAGTTAGTAAGTGGtggagtcaagatttgaacccaggtcttcctGTCTTCAACTATGGACTCTAAACTACTGCTACTGATAAAATTAGACCGTCTGGTGGAGGATGCCACTGGTACTAGACAGAGAGTTTAGTGGACACCTGAAAACAGTGAAAGCTGGAAATGGGGAGGGGGAATTAAAGTTTCACCTGTTGACATTGCTTTTCAGAATGGAATACAGACAAACAAACCAGCTCTGCGTGCTGTCCGGCAGCGCAGTGAATTCACACTCATGGCCAAGTGAGTTGGGAGAAGTTATGTGGTGTGCTGATACAGTGTCGGAGGAGAAGTGGGCTTGCCTTTGGTGGCCTGGCAGTGAGGGCAGGATTGGTTGTGCTGGAGCTAGTGTGGAAATAGACCCTTTCCCACAGTGTTCTCACTCTTGCGTCTTTACAGGCGCATTGGGAAAGACCTCAGCAACACATTTGCCAAGCTGGAGAAGCTGACAATCTGTGAGTGTTCTTGCGGTGTTTCAGAGATGGGGCAGTGAACCAAAGAGGGCTGAGGAATTGACTCCCTGAGCCTTGTCTTTGACCTCACCCTTCTTGCCTTCTTGTTTGTCTCTGCAGTGGCAAAGCGCAAGTCCCTCTTTGATGATAAAGCAGTGGAAATTGAGGAGCTAACGTATATCATCAAACAGGTGAGCTACTAGCTAGCAGGAGAGCCCAGCACTCCTGTCGGGTCACATCCATCATTTTCCATTGCCATGGAGACCCAGAGCAAGTTCCTAGAGCCAGCCCAAACATCCTGCTCATCCATTGAGTCAATAGAAACTTACTGATCATCTGCTGTATACAAAGCGCTGTGATGAGCACTTGCCTTACAAACATGAGGCAAGATTTCTGCCTTCAGGGGCTTATTGTCTAGAAGAGGTAACCAGCCCCATAAACTCAGACTTACAGTGAATAGGAGGAAAGTGTGCTGAAAAGATCatacaaaaagataaatgagatagTCTAGGGACACTGGGAAATATTTCATAGAGGAGGTCAAATCTGAGCTGGTTTCAAGGTTTGTGTAGAGGCCgtggaagaacattccagacagaggaaacagtGTTTGCAGAGGCATGGCGTGTACAAGGGAAAGCTCAAGTCTTTGCTCAGGTGTTATCTGTTCAGGGAGGCCTACCTTGAACATGCTGTTTAATAATCTAGCACCAAAACTCTGATCTTTCCTaccttaatttgtttttgtttgtttatttgtctttaataACGATGTATTCTAACATTTtctataattaatttattattatttgtttgtctctctttcctcccacctACCTCAtccctctcaaaaaaaaaaaaaataagtgtcacaagagcagagatttttttctttctgcttgttCATAGATATATCCCCCaaaaaacagtgtctggcatatagtaggtactcagtatttgttgactgaatgagtGATTGGCAGGAGATGAGGTTGTAAAGGTAGATTGGTGGCTGGTAGTGAAGGTCATTGTAGAATCAACTGAATGCCATGGGCTACAACAATTAGAACCTGGATCCCAATTCTGTCTAAAAGACATCAGTATAGCACAGTTCTGTACAGTTGTgattccttcctttcccagcaAAATGTGGTAAGAATAAAATGTGAAGTTGAATGACGAAgactggagggggaaaaaaaaaaaaccctggagCATAGATGGGCAGAGAGGCTAGGAAGGAACCTGCTGCAGTTGTCCAGGACGCAGGTGATTATGGCAGAGCCAAACGGCAGACACATTCCAGATGCTGTGCTGTGTAGAAAAGAGAGGGTTCCCCTAACTATTGGGGTGTTAGCTATTACACTAACTATTGCAAGGCGTTCAAGAACCACGACTGGATTCAGAcagacttgagttcaaatcccaggtctACCCCTTatggtgtgaccttgggtaagctATTTACTCTGATCTTCAGTTCCCTTATACATAAAAAGGGGATAAGAACACTAcatacctcatagggttgttgtgaggattcctTTATTTTCCAATCACTGACATTAATTAGTGCCTTTGACTGCCTGGTTTTGCTGGGGAGTccgcagtgaacaagacagatagaTGTGTGGTCCCTGCCTTTGGGAACTGAATGGGTGAACTAGACACTATACAAGTAAACAGAAAAGACAGTTTCAGATAGTAGTAaatcctttaataaaaaaataaggtgaGTTACTCAGGGTAGGGCCTACTTTAGATGAGCTGATGTAAGATGGTCTGGCTGAAGAAGTGACACTGAGACCTGAATGGTCAGGAGAAAGCCAGTCATCCAGAGATCTGGAGGGAGCACTTTCCAGAAAGTGGGAATAACAGAGGGAAAGGTCCTGAAGTGTGGGTGACCTTGATGCATTTGATAAACATGAAAGAGGCCAGTGTGATTGCagcatagagagagagagaggaagagacagatagGAGATAAGTTAGATAAATGGGTGGAGCCAGATCAGATAGAGCTTGTGTAAGCCGGGTGAGGAATTTGGGCTGGATTCTAAATTTAGTGGGAAGCTCTGGGAAGCTTTCAAGCAGAGGGATGGTGTGCcccatttttcttaaaagatcactctggttgCTGTGTAGAAAGTGGATTGTAGGGAAGTAAGCTCTAAGGGAATGTCATTTAGGAGGCTCTTGGAAATTTTTTAGAGAGAAAAGACGTTTTGGAGTAGGATGGGTTCAACAGAGAAGGAGATGAGTGGACAGATTGAGAGGATGTGTTGGAATCAGCTGGGTTCTTGGTGGGTTCCAGCTACATTCTATGTGGATAAGGGGAAAGGGAGGAATTGAGGATGGCTCTTAAGTTTTTGGTCTGAGCAGCTGGTAAAGGGTGGTGCCAttcaccaaaatgaaaaagaaggatgAAGGGGGAATAGctttggggggtgtgggggtggaaaGTAAGAGTTGTTTTCTAGTATGTTAAGTTGAAGCCAAAGAGAAAGCTGTAAGCTGCTTTGAATGTTGCGTGGTGCGCAGTGAACAAACGCGAGGCTGCTGTTGTGTTCACACGGGGCTGAGTATGTGGTAAGCACTCCATAGAACGCGGTTGTGTTCTGGTCCTAGCGTGGGTTAGGGAATGTGTGAGTATGTGACTTAGAAGCTTCTACCTTGGGCACCGAAGTGGGAAGTGGTGCCATTTTCTAAGCTAGAACCCCGAGGGGAGGTCATATGGAGAAAAAAACCTGGAATGTAGTTTTGGCTATGTGGAGGCTGCATTAACTTtccaaagagaagagacagaCCAGTCAGCAGTGGGAATTGTCCTGGGCTCTCAAGAGACTGGTTGGGGCTGGGATACTAATTAAGGGTATACTAATGGGGGGTTATTGGACGTTATCTAGTTTTTCATCTAGCCTGTTTGTTcggttttttttaaaagattttattggggaaggggaataggacttttattggggaacagtgtgtacttgcaggatttttttccaagtcaagttgtcctttcaatcttagttgtggagggtgccgttcagtttcacgttgttgtcctttcagtcttagctgtggagggcgcagctcagctccaggtccagttactgttgctagttgcagggggcgctgcccaccatccttgcgggactcgaggaattgaactggcaaccttgtggtagagagcccactggcccatgtaggaatcgaactggcagccttcggagttaggagcatggagctctaaccccctgagccactgggctggccctagCCTGTTTCTTGAACTCACTATTCTAGACCTCTTTTCCCTCCCCCGTCTCCTCTTTGTCTGACCCCTCCCTGGCTGGCTGCCCTGGGCCAGGCTTTCTCTGCCATCCCCTGGCGTTCTCCTTCATCTCTCGTCTCAGGAGGCCCTTGGCAGGCCGTGTTGGGGAGTGGATGAGGCGTTGGTCTGGTGAGAAAGCCTGGTTGTGCTACTCattgtgtgtgaccttggacaagtcacagATTTTACTTTTGcagtgatgatttttaaaagggattctgtatataaaaattactttgctGAGGCTTCTGGAAAACCACAGTGCCTTTGACTCTTCCCTTCTCCCGAATATTACACTGAAGGAGCTTTGTTAGTCAGCATGTTCTGGGTTCAAGATTTTGGCCTTTTAAGTGGTTCTGTGACTGTGAACTTGGCCTCATGTCTTgtccagcacaacacgggcagtgagggagcGAGAAGGGGCAGCGTTAggttaaaatttaagaaagaaagaaacagagactttatgcagttaaatctcagaggacaatgctacttccttgtatgtttatcaataaaagccaccagtcggTCCAATTCAGGACTCCAGTCTCACAGCCTgacaagagactggagccccgaatcggaccgactggtggcttttattgataaacatacaaggaagtagcattgttttttacacggtctgtgagactcatccaTCATATCACAAAAGTGAATCAAATCAATTATTCCCGTCCACTAGCAGCCAGAGCAGAAAGTCCTATGATGacttaattaaggtatgtaccttCCTGGGGACAAGTCTCTCGTGTTGAAACTGTTCTGTTGAGCTAAGCAGAAAGAGTTGATCTTTATCGCTCTTATGACCTCTCTCACagtcaggtgagagaggaaagccagagtcagcaatggcttttccaagcagggggaaggggaggcaatgTTCCTTCCCAGatcttctaaggcagctcattgggagTCCCCACACGGTtccgcctgtcttaggttgttcctcacATGAGAAATCTTACCCGTCCTTgcctgcaaaccatcttttggggaccagagaGACATGAGTTGTAAGCATCATGATAAAACAAAGTCccaaaaaggcacagtctcacagactcttctttctttaaggaaaaatacGGGGGGACAGTCGgctaggctgctgcgtgacaacagcCTCACAAGGTGGAGTGGGGCCGTTGGGTGGAGGGAGTAAACAAGTCATTTGTAAATAGATGAGAGTGTATTTTGCCTCTTTCTGGCTCTACTCTGCAGGGACTGAACCAGAGCAAGCTCTAGAGCTTGCAGGCCCTTTTGGTCTGATAGTAACTGCTGGTAACTCCCATTCTGCTCTCCCACCAGAGATGTCCAGGTGGGAGAGAAGCTACTGGCTGAGGACTCCTTGGATGATACTGTTTTTCTATTGGCTCTTTCACCAGGATATCAATAGCCTCAACAAACAAATCGCCCAGCTTCAGGATTTCGTGAGGGCCAAGGGCAGCCAGAGTGGCCGGCACCTGCAAACCCATTCTAACACCATCGTGGTCTCCTTGCAGGTGGGatctggggtgggagagggggagaCAAAAGGGAGGAAGGTGTTGTCTTCCTCTGGCTgaccctctctctctttcttctagTCGAAACTGGCCTCCATGTCCAATGACTTCAAATCAGTTTTAGAAGTGAGGACAGAGGTGAGAAGAATCTGTGCAGGAGGGATAGGAATCTGGGAGTAAGAGCCCgagggggaagggggaaagggacAAGTGGAAGGCAAGGGCAACAGGCTCATGGGCCGACAGGAGGGGTCTCTTTAACATACCTGCTTTCCAgtggcctcaggacctttgcatttcttccccatccccagaaCCTGAAGCAGCAGAGGAGCCGGCGGGAGCAGTTCTCCCGGGCACCCGTGTCAGCCCTGCCCCTTGCCCCCACCCACCTGGGTAAGTCAGGCAATGTGAGGAGTCCTGAGGGGTGAGGCTTAGTTACTCTGGTTGTGATGGCATCCTCTCAGGATACGGGTTCGGTAGGAGAATGAAGGGGCAAGGAAGTTGTTAGGCTTTATCTCTCAGAGGTCAAACGTGATTGCTGGCATTCATGATCCACCCTTAGTCTCCCACATTCTCATTGTTGGGGGTGACTTCAATCATGTTCAGACGAAGGacagtttctaatatttttcgTGCACTTACTCACTGTAGTcacattctcatttaattttcac from Rhinolophus ferrumequinum isolate MPI-CBG mRhiFer1 chromosome 11, mRhiFer1_v1.p, whole genome shotgun sequence encodes the following:
- the STX5 gene encoding syntaxin-5 isoform X1; amino-acid sequence: MIPRKRYGSKNTDQGVYLGLSKTQVLSPATAGSSSSDIAPLPPPVALVPPPPDTMSCRDRTQEFLSACKSLQSRQNGIQTNKPALRAVRQRSEFTLMAKRIGKDLSNTFAKLEKLTILAKRKSLFDDKAVEIEELTYIIKQDINSLNKQIAQLQDFVRAKGSQSGRHLQTHSNTIVVSLQSKLASMSNDFKSVLEVRTENLKQQRSRREQFSRAPVSALPLAPTHLGGGAVVLGAESRASGDVAIDMMDSRTSQQLQLIDEQDSYIQSRADTMQNIESTIVELGSIFQQLAHMVKEQEETIQRIDENVLGAQLDVEAAHSEILKYFQSVTSNRWLMIKIFLILIVFFIIFVVFLA
- the STX5 gene encoding syntaxin-5 isoform X2; protein product: MSCRDRTQEFLSACKSLQSRQNGIQTNKPALRAVRQRSEFTLMAKRIGKDLSNTFAKLEKLTILAKRKSLFDDKAVEIEELTYIIKQDINSLNKQIAQLQDFVRAKGSQSGRHLQTHSNTIVVSLQSKLASMSNDFKSVLEVRTENLKQQRSRREQFSRAPVSALPLAPTHLGGGAVVLGAESRASGDVAIDMMDSRTSQQLQLIDEQDSYIQSRADTMQNIESTIVELGSIFQQLAHMVKEQEETIQRIDENVLGAQLDVEAAHSEILKYFQSVTSNRWLMIKIFLILIVFFIIFVVFLA